Part of the Clostridium sporogenes genome, GAACATAGTTCCATTAAAATCAAATATTACACCCTTTATATTCATAATAAATCTACTCTCTTTCTTATAAACTACTATTTACATTTATGCCAATTATAAAAATCTTTTAGGTCTGCTTTTCGTTCTTGTGATAAGGCTATTTTCTTAACACCTTGAATTGCACCTTCCAATGCTAACAATCTATGAATACACGCAGAGGCATCAATCTCTTGTATTTTCAGCCATGCTTGTTCTGTGCCAATATCTTTTAATTCATCATAAGTAAATATACCTACTTTATTTAACTGCCTTTCAACTTC contains:
- a CDS encoding TfoX/Sxy family protein — protein: MGELSKLPNIGEEVERQLNKVGIFTYDELKDIGTEQAWLKIQEIDASACIHRLLALEGAIQGVKKIALSQERKADLKDFYNWHKCK